One window from the genome of Bacillota bacterium encodes:
- a CDS encoding fucose isomerase produces the protein MLNIPQVKMGIVAVSRDCFPVTLSEKRRKAVVEACKDRKIKIYEANTTVENEKDVLKALNELKNADVNALVVYLGNFGPEGPETLLAQKFGSPVMFVAAAEETENDLIGGRGDAYCGMLNASYNLGLRKLKPYIPEYPVGTAEEIADMISEFEDIARVILGLSKLKIFGFGPRPQDFLACNAPIKPLYDLGIEIMENSELDLFEAYNKHKDDPRIPDVVNDMAKELGSGNNYPAVLERLAQYELTLKDWMEANIGASEFAVFANKCWPAFQTQFGFVPCYVNSRFASKGIPIACEVDIYGALSEYIIACSTCIPPTILDINNTVPKDMYQNNKHKFAGYKHTDLFMGFHCGNTPVCCMKTAQMKYQLIMHRLLEPDKEPDITRGTLEGIIRPGEITIFRLQGTADCVLKSYVAQGEVIDLDPKSFGGIGVFAIKEMGRFYRYVLIEKRYPHHTAVAFKHTGKVLFAAMKMLGIEEVDFNRPEGMLYKNEDPFK, from the coding sequence ATGTTAAATATCCCACAGGTTAAAATGGGAATTGTTGCAGTAAGCAGAGATTGCTTTCCCGTCACTTTAAGTGAGAAAAGAAGAAAGGCAGTTGTAGAGGCTTGCAAAGACAGGAAAATTAAAATCTATGAAGCAAATACCACTGTTGAAAACGAAAAGGATGTATTAAAAGCACTTAATGAGTTGAAAAATGCCGATGTGAATGCTTTAGTTGTTTATTTAGGAAACTTTGGACCGGAAGGTCCTGAAACTTTATTGGCTCAAAAGTTTGGAAGTCCTGTGATGTTTGTGGCTGCCGCAGAAGAAACTGAGAACGACTTGATAGGTGGCCGCGGAGATGCATATTGCGGTATGCTGAATGCTTCTTACAACCTGGGATTAAGAAAATTAAAGCCGTATATTCCGGAATACCCTGTTGGCACTGCTGAAGAAATAGCAGATATGATATCGGAATTTGAAGACATTGCGAGAGTTATTCTTGGTCTTTCCAAATTGAAAATTTTCGGTTTTGGACCAAGACCCCAGGATTTCCTTGCGTGTAATGCGCCCATAAAACCTTTATACGATTTGGGCATTGAAATAATGGAAAATTCTGAACTTGACCTTTTTGAAGCATATAATAAACATAAAGATGATCCCAGAATTCCGGATGTAGTAAATGACATGGCTAAAGAATTGGGGAGCGGTAATAACTACCCGGCTGTTTTAGAGAGGCTTGCACAATATGAACTTACATTAAAAGACTGGATGGAAGCGAATATTGGTGCATCGGAATTTGCCGTATTTGCAAATAAATGCTGGCCGGCATTCCAGACCCAGTTTGGATTTGTACCCTGTTATGTAAATTCAAGGTTTGCCTCCAAGGGGATTCCGATAGCTTGTGAAGTGGATATTTACGGAGCACTTAGTGAATACATAATTGCATGTTCTACCTGTATACCTCCTACTATCCTTGATATAAACAATACGGTTCCCAAGGACATGTACCAAAACAACAAACACAAGTTTGCAGGTTACAAGCATACTGATTTATTTATGGGATTCCATTGCGGCAATACTCCTGTATGTTGTATGAAAACGGCACAAATGAAATACCAGTTAATTATGCACCGCCTATTGGAACCCGATAAAGAACCGGATATTACAAGGGGGACGTTGGAAGGGATAATAAGGCCGGGAGAAATAACCATATTCAGGCTCCAGGGTACTGCCGACTGTGTACTTAAAAGTTATGTTGCCCAGGGTGAGGTTATTGATCTGGATCCCAAATCTTTTGGCGGCATAGGTGTGTTTGCAATAAAGGAAATGGGAAGGTTTTACAGGTATGTACTTATTGAAAAGAGGTATCCTCATCATACGGCGGTAGCTTTTAAACATACCGGTAAAGTTTTATTTGCTGCAATGAAAATGCTTGGTATTGAAGAGGTGGATTTTAACCGGCCGGAGGGTATGTTGTATAAGAATGAAGATCCATTTAAATGA
- a CDS encoding SIS domain-containing protein, producing MIDESRFKVVVIDLLNEIERTQSEVIREAGRIISEAIENEGLLHVFSTGHSHMIVEEMFYRAGGLVPVNPILDPVLMLHEGAFKSTKVERLSGYAAGVFESVRFKKGEPVLIISNSGINSVPVEMALLCKQNSLKVIAITSVSLSSSLQPRHASGKKLMDIADYVIDNCIKGDDASIEIQEYGQKVGAISSIAGIYIAQKLVISVVNEFLKKGKKPPVFMSANVPGGDEHNAYYISKYRERIRGLY from the coding sequence ATGATTGATGAAAGCAGGTTCAAGGTGGTTGTAATTGATCTTTTGAATGAAATAGAAAGAACACAAAGCGAGGTAATAAGAGAAGCAGGAAGGATAATAAGTGAAGCTATAGAAAATGAAGGGTTGCTGCATGTTTTTTCTACAGGGCACTCCCATATGATTGTGGAAGAAATGTTCTACAGAGCAGGTGGACTTGTGCCGGTAAACCCCATACTTGATCCTGTACTTATGCTTCATGAAGGAGCTTTCAAGAGTACAAAGGTTGAGCGTCTTTCAGGATATGCAGCTGGAGTTTTTGAAAGCGTAAGATTTAAGAAAGGAGAGCCCGTTCTTATTATATCAAACTCCGGGATAAATTCAGTACCGGTGGAGATGGCTCTTCTCTGTAAGCAAAATAGTCTGAAGGTTATAGCCATCACATCTGTAAGTCTGTCAAGTTCGCTGCAGCCAAGACATGCATCTGGTAAAAAACTTATGGATATTGCCGATTATGTTATTGATAACTGCATAAAAGGAGATGATGCGTCAATAGAGATTCAAGAATATGGGCAAAAGGTTGGAGCAATTTCATCAATAGCGGGAATCTACATAGCCCAGAAGCTGGTTATTAGTGTTGTTAATGAATTTCTGAAAAAAGGGAAAAAGCCACCGGTTTTTATGAGTGCAAATGTACCGGGAGGCGATGAGCATAACGCTTATTATATAAGCAAATACAGAGAAAGGATAAGAGGTTTGTATTAA
- a CDS encoding MBL fold metallo-hydrolase, with the protein MKLTILGNYGTFPGVNGACSGYFIQDESTRILIDCGNGTISRLQRYCRIEDIDMIILSHLHFDHIADIFPLKYAIETKVGMNQNMRRMRLCLPMRPSVLAEEICRDNVFDHEFIMENSEITAGGLKISFARVPHLIESYAIIIIKGEKRFVYSGDTCFGDEITEAAKGADLFLCESSVLEKTGGTRLAHHMSAGAAGRVAASSGVNKLILTHFWYEEKREKYLSEAKKYFKNVWVSEEFSTYEI; encoded by the coding sequence ATGAAACTTACAATACTTGGCAACTATGGCACTTTCCCCGGAGTTAACGGGGCTTGTTCCGGATATTTTATACAGGATGAAAGCACAAGGATACTTATAGATTGTGGAAATGGAACTATAAGCAGGCTTCAGCGATATTGCAGGATAGAGGATATAGATATGATAATTCTTTCGCACCTGCATTTTGATCATATTGCTGACATTTTCCCTCTGAAATATGCGATAGAGACGAAAGTTGGGATGAACCAGAATATGAGGAGGATGAGACTTTGTCTTCCCATGCGCCCTTCGGTATTGGCGGAAGAAATATGCAGGGATAATGTATTTGACCACGAATTTATTATGGAAAATTCCGAAATTACAGCAGGAGGATTAAAAATATCTTTTGCCAGAGTCCCTCATCTAATTGAAAGTTATGCAATCATAATTATAAAAGGCGAGAAGAGATTTGTTTATTCAGGAGATACATGTTTTGGTGATGAAATTACAGAAGCAGCAAAGGGGGCAGACCTCTTCCTGTGTGAATCATCGGTACTCGAAAAAACAGGTGGTACCAGGCTGGCACATCATATGTCGGCGGGAGCGGCAGGCAGAGTTGCAGCTTCATCAGGAGTAAACAAACTTATACTTACACATTTTTGGTATGAAGAAAAAAGAGAGAAATATCTTTCTGAGGCGAAAAAGTATTTTAAAAATGTTTGGGTGTCAGAGGAATTCTCAACCTATGAAATATAA
- a CDS encoding UPF0175 family protein: protein MEKIKIEIDIPQDVIISVNKSTKEFSEDIKKVMAVELYSTSKLSLGKSARLAGLCKEDFIKYLSDKGKSLFNWDEEELETEIQTIEKLLKE, encoded by the coding sequence ATGGAAAAAATAAAAATCGAAATTGATATTCCGCAGGATGTAATTATTAGTGTTAATAAAAGTACGAAAGAGTTTTCGGAAGATATAAAAAAGGTTATGGCTGTGGAGTTATATAGTACTTCAAAGCTTTCCCTTGGTAAAAGTGCCCGGTTGGCAGGATTATGTAAGGAAGACTTTATAAAATATTTAAGTGATAAAGGAAAGAGCTTGTTTAATTGGGATGAGGAAGAATTAGAAACAGAAATTCAAACTATAGAAAAGCTTTTGAAGGAGTAA
- a CDS encoding superoxide dismutase family protein: protein MQFTNPYLYLYAYDDIALAKIKGGPLAPNLSGYVVFKDVPGGVEVCAEVWGLPPYKPAQNGKPPIGPHGFHIHESGNCEVGDPSEPFKAAGEHWNPTNQPHGNHAGDFPVLFSNDGYARMCFFTNKFKVRDIIGKSVIIHENPDDYRTQPAGAAGKRLACGVIKSHLI from the coding sequence ATGCAATTTACAAATCCTTATTTATATTTATATGCATATGATGATATTGCTTTGGCGAAGATAAAAGGCGGACCACTGGCCCCTAATCTCAGTGGTTATGTTGTATTCAAGGATGTCCCGGGAGGGGTTGAAGTCTGCGCTGAAGTATGGGGACTTCCACCTTATAAACCTGCTCAAAACGGCAAACCACCGATTGGTCCCCATGGTTTTCATATACATGAATCGGGCAATTGTGAAGTGGGAGACCCTTCCGAACCATTCAAAGCGGCAGGAGAACACTGGAATCCGACAAACCAGCCACATGGGAATCATGCAGGGGATTTCCCCGTATTATTTTCAAATGACGGATATGCAAGAATGTGCTTTTTTACCAATAAATTTAAGGTGCGTGATATAATCGGGAAATCAGTTATTATACATGAAAATCCTGATGACTACAGGACCCAGCCTGCAGGAGCGGCTGGAAAACGGCTGGCTTGTGGAGTCATCAAATCTCACCTCATTTAA
- a CDS encoding AAA family ATPase: MRPRYLEIEGLQSFKQLQKIDFDELSETGLFGIFGPTGSGKSTVLDAITLALYGKVHRANMGTQGIINTDCNRVKVTFRFDLLKDNERKTYRVERVYNRKKGSENSCEAKLARLVEECDSVEVPIADRLGDVNSKIEELLGLKHDDFTRAVVLPQNKFQEFLLMEKARKRDMLERIFYLEEYGKELNLKLSEKISATKIKLSNLEGALSALGDASEEALFKAEEEFKEAEAARERAANELKNLEKKFEEAKEVWQLVGELEFVEKKEKAHLSNLETVNRKKDLLDRSIKAEGLIDMINSYKDAVTRFEETQKQLDQVISGLPDLEKELSDAKMQLEKQRKNLEIETPRLLENKTKLINALEIKKEIEQLEHRINILHNSIEEVKRSAVLKEKEAGNIKIKITAMEEDIGKYQLTIENLKVDPEYKNEVQKAVNLENELNAAGKNIEVLRKKEYNLASKVSRLETELAEIIKNTNNAEENLKLLDAKLAEHEKAKPGEREELTQIIEQYLKLKSALNTLKSKTADINTMESRLQEKMEALGKYKENLKKTQAYKDTIKIEMEKRDEEVKNIRKRIEQDTAYILSKSLREGEPCPVCGSTHHPSPAFQSEYAEHAGSEYAVKDEKGNLKLENTLILEDMLREAEDLFSKAEAAFMEAEKRHIEISGQISNTEMQITQLKQDILAKRGELDRLIDNLPDKIRTLSVEAMEEEIEKINMQAEDKKREIDKWEKRLNAINDNIKKGKDILNGFKVSESSIKSQLQVNRETLEQTKRETEESLQIFNEKEKLYKEFLDKYNVKGASFELERISGNEREIDRLQKEIKKLQELQKTTRERLDKLQEERRQMSSQFAELDTNYKNTREIKEEKESKVRELLGESSINVLSNAGIGISEIEENIKIIENKILDMGKKEKMLSELVKSLEEQYNNRKMQKNTLENQVKIFEENLQRESQRFENALKEKGFNSIQDVEKSMLSKEAQKTLKDEIDEYEKIERNLAAQKNILLHKLGGRSITEEEWHKIEALYREKLETKDKASSQYEVAKSNFDRTREKHEEWMVLNNKNNELSRKADMLEQIKSLLRGNNFIDFVAEERLRYIAREASETLGTLTRYRYALELEPDIGFVIRDNINGGVHRMVNSLSGGETFITSLCLALALSKQIQLKGQSPLEFFFLDEGFGTLDRELLDMVIDALERLSTTERVIGVISHVPEMKQRIYRRLIVEPPTADGLGSRIRIEKA, encoded by the coding sequence ATGAGACCCAGATATCTTGAAATAGAAGGTTTGCAAAGTTTTAAGCAATTGCAGAAAATTGACTTTGATGAATTGAGTGAAACGGGGCTTTTTGGTATTTTTGGTCCGACGGGAAGTGGGAAATCAACAGTGCTTGATGCAATTACCCTGGCTCTTTATGGCAAAGTACACAGGGCAAACATGGGAACCCAGGGAATTATAAACACGGATTGCAACAGAGTTAAAGTAACCTTCAGGTTTGATTTGCTGAAAGATAATGAGAGGAAAACATATAGAGTGGAAAGGGTATATAACAGGAAGAAAGGCTCTGAAAACTCCTGTGAGGCAAAACTGGCGAGACTTGTAGAAGAATGTGATAGTGTTGAAGTACCTATTGCTGACAGACTGGGTGATGTAAACAGCAAAATTGAAGAACTTCTGGGTTTAAAGCATGATGATTTTACCCGGGCTGTGGTGCTTCCGCAAAATAAGTTTCAAGAATTTCTGCTGATGGAGAAAGCCAGGAAAAGAGATATGCTGGAGCGCATCTTTTACCTGGAAGAATACGGGAAGGAACTTAACCTGAAACTTTCTGAAAAGATATCGGCAACAAAAATAAAACTATCAAACCTGGAAGGAGCTTTATCTGCATTGGGTGACGCTTCTGAAGAAGCACTATTCAAGGCTGAAGAGGAGTTCAAAGAGGCTGAAGCGGCCAGGGAAAGGGCGGCGAATGAGTTAAAGAATCTGGAAAAAAAGTTTGAAGAAGCAAAAGAAGTCTGGCAGCTTGTTGGTGAACTGGAATTTGTTGAGAAAAAGGAAAAAGCCCATTTATCCAATTTGGAAACTGTCAATAGAAAAAAGGATTTATTGGATAGGTCAATTAAAGCTGAAGGATTAATAGACATGATAAACAGTTACAAAGATGCCGTTACAAGGTTTGAGGAAACTCAAAAACAGTTGGACCAGGTTATAAGCGGGTTGCCGGACTTAGAGAAAGAACTTTCGGACGCTAAAATGCAACTGGAAAAGCAGCGCAAAAATCTGGAAATTGAGACCCCAAGACTGCTTGAAAATAAAACAAAACTTATAAATGCACTGGAGATAAAGAAAGAAATTGAGCAGCTTGAACATAGAATAAATATATTACATAACAGCATTGAGGAAGTTAAAAGAAGTGCTGTTTTGAAAGAAAAGGAAGCAGGGAACATAAAAATAAAAATCACAGCTATGGAAGAAGATATCGGCAAGTACCAATTAACAATTGAAAATTTAAAAGTTGATCCGGAGTATAAAAATGAAGTGCAAAAGGCTGTAAATCTTGAAAATGAGCTTAATGCTGCTGGAAAGAATATTGAGGTTCTTAGAAAAAAGGAATATAATCTTGCTTCTAAAGTAAGCAGGCTGGAAACTGAACTTGCTGAAATCATAAAAAATACTAATAATGCGGAAGAGAATTTAAAACTATTGGATGCCAAGCTTGCCGAGCACGAAAAGGCTAAGCCTGGAGAAAGGGAGGAGTTAACCCAAATAATTGAGCAGTATCTTAAACTTAAATCTGCTTTAAATACTCTCAAATCTAAAACGGCAGATATAAACACCATGGAATCAAGGCTCCAGGAAAAAATGGAGGCACTTGGCAAATACAAAGAAAACCTGAAAAAGACACAGGCTTATAAAGATACCATTAAAATTGAAATGGAAAAGAGGGATGAGGAAGTAAAAAACATCAGAAAGAGAATAGAACAGGATACCGCATATATTTTGTCAAAAAGCTTAAGGGAAGGAGAGCCTTGCCCGGTATGCGGGTCCACACATCATCCCAGTCCGGCATTTCAATCAGAATATGCAGAACATGCAGGATCAGAATATGCTGTAAAAGATGAGAAAGGGAATCTTAAACTGGAGAATACGCTTATTCTGGAAGATATGCTAAGGGAGGCTGAAGATTTGTTTTCAAAAGCTGAAGCTGCTTTTATGGAGGCAGAGAAAAGACACATTGAGATAAGCGGACAGATAAGTAATACAGAAATGCAAATTACGCAATTAAAGCAGGATATTCTGGCAAAAAGGGGTGAGTTGGACAGGCTAATAGATAATCTGCCTGATAAAATACGCACATTAAGTGTGGAAGCAATGGAAGAAGAAATTGAAAAGATAAACATGCAGGCTGAGGATAAGAAAAGGGAAATTGATAAATGGGAAAAAAGGCTTAATGCCATAAATGATAACATAAAAAAGGGAAAAGACATATTAAACGGTTTTAAAGTTAGTGAAAGCAGTATTAAATCTCAATTACAGGTGAATAGGGAAACACTGGAACAAACAAAAAGAGAAACAGAGGAATCCTTACAAATATTCAACGAGAAAGAAAAATTATATAAAGAGTTTTTGGATAAATATAATGTTAAAGGTGCTTCTTTTGAACTTGAACGGATTTCTGGCAATGAAAGAGAAATTGATAGACTGCAGAAAGAGATAAAAAAACTGCAGGAACTTCAAAAGACAACAAGAGAAAGGCTTGACAAACTGCAGGAAGAAAGAAGGCAGATGAGCAGCCAATTTGCCGAACTGGATACAAATTATAAAAATACAAGAGAAATAAAGGAAGAAAAAGAATCCAAAGTAAGGGAACTTTTAGGTGAAAGTAGTATTAATGTATTGTCCAATGCCGGTATAGGTATAAGTGAAATAGAGGAAAACATTAAGATTATTGAAAATAAAATACTGGACATGGGGAAAAAAGAAAAGATGCTGTCTGAACTGGTAAAGAGCCTGGAAGAACAATATAACAACCGGAAGATGCAAAAAAACACCCTGGAAAACCAGGTGAAAATATTCGAAGAGAATTTACAGCGGGAATCTCAAAGATTTGAGAATGCTTTGAAAGAAAAAGGCTTCAACAGCATCCAGGATGTGGAAAAATCCATGTTGAGCAAAGAAGCTCAAAAGACTCTGAAAGATGAAATTGATGAATATGAAAAGATTGAAAGAAACCTTGCAGCACAGAAAAACATACTTTTACATAAATTAGGAGGACGGAGTATCACAGAAGAAGAATGGCATAAAATAGAAGCATTATACAGGGAAAAGCTTGAAACAAAAGATAAGGCATCCTCACAGTATGAAGTAGCAAAGAGCAATTTTGACAGGACCCGGGAAAAGCATGAAGAGTGGATGGTTTTAAACAATAAAAATAATGAATTATCCCGGAAAGCGGATATGCTGGAACAAATAAAAAGCCTGTTAAGGGGAAATAACTTTATTGACTTTGTAGCAGAAGAAAGATTAAGATATATTGCCCGTGAAGCTTCGGAAACATTGGGCACATTGACCAGGTACAGGTATGCATTGGAATTAGAGCCGGATATAGGTTTCGTAATAAGGGATAATATAAATGGCGGGGTACACAGGATGGTTAACTCATTATCGGGGGGTGAAACCTTTATTACTTCCCTATGCCTTGCTCTTGCGCTATCAAAACAAATACAATTAAAGGGACAAAGCCCCCTGGAATTCTTTTTCCTTGATGAAGGCTTCGGTACTTTAGATAGGGAGCTCCTTGATATGGTTATAGACGCCCTTGAACGCTTGAGCACAACAGAGAGGGTGATTGGGGTGATAAGCCATGTACCCGAAATGAAGCAACGCATCTACAGGAGGTTAATTGTAGAGCCTCCTACAGCCGATGGGTTGGGCAGCAGAATAAGAATTGAGAAGGCATAA
- a CDS encoding exonuclease SbcCD subunit D has product MRILHTSDWHLGKSLEQINRQINRIDEQREFIECLCKIVEEERIDLVLVSGDVYDTYNPPTAAEELFYDAVDKLNARGRRAVVVIAGNHDNPERLCAASPLAYKNGIILLGYPGSDPGTYKINTDNIKLVNSGPGWLELGIAHCNESAVILTLPYPSEARLEEVLTREADEELLQKAYSDKVGNLLGRLKENFRKDTINLAMSHLFMRGGRESESERTIQVGGAFTVDPSVLPSNAHFVALGHLHRPQWVKNAPCPACYSGSPLAYSFSEADYSKALYIIDAEPGKEADIKEIFLDCGKPLKRWQARDGIMQAFEWCETGRDKNAWIDLEIITDRPFTAEEQKKLRQLHPGIINIRPVLKNDITEEIAFENREGRKIDQLFREFYKLRTGTEISEELMSVFLEVLNEGSSDEGSDEILGEIEYETQIS; this is encoded by the coding sequence ATGAGAATACTGCACACGTCGGATTGGCACCTGGGTAAATCCCTAGAGCAAATAAACCGTCAAATAAACCGTATTGATGAACAGCGGGAATTTATTGAGTGCTTGTGTAAAATAGTGGAAGAAGAACGAATTGATCTTGTGCTTGTATCTGGGGATGTATATGACACCTATAATCCGCCAACTGCAGCGGAAGAGCTTTTTTACGATGCGGTAGACAAGCTTAACGCAAGGGGACGGAGAGCAGTGGTGGTTATTGCGGGGAATCACGACAATCCGGAAAGGCTATGCGCTGCAAGCCCCTTAGCATATAAAAACGGAATTATTCTTTTGGGTTATCCGGGAAGTGACCCTGGTACATATAAAATTAACACGGATAATATAAAACTTGTCAATTCAGGTCCCGGATGGTTGGAACTGGGTATAGCACATTGTAACGAAAGCGCGGTAATATTAACTTTGCCTTATCCATCCGAGGCGCGTCTTGAGGAAGTTCTAACCCGTGAAGCGGATGAAGAATTACTTCAGAAAGCTTATTCAGATAAAGTGGGAAACCTGCTTGGAAGATTAAAGGAGAATTTCAGGAAGGATACAATAAATCTTGCAATGAGTCATTTATTCATGCGAGGGGGGAGAGAATCAGAATCCGAAAGGACCATCCAGGTGGGAGGAGCGTTTACTGTTGACCCTTCTGTACTGCCTTCAAATGCCCATTTTGTTGCTCTCGGACATCTTCACAGACCCCAGTGGGTCAAAAATGCGCCATGTCCGGCATGTTATTCAGGATCGCCATTAGCTTATAGTTTTTCCGAAGCAGATTACAGCAAGGCGTTATACATAATTGATGCGGAACCTGGAAAAGAAGCGGATATAAAAGAGATTTTTCTGGACTGCGGCAAGCCTTTAAAAAGGTGGCAGGCCAGGGATGGTATAATGCAGGCATTTGAATGGTGTGAAACAGGAAGAGACAAAAATGCATGGATAGACCTTGAGATTATTACAGATAGGCCATTTACTGCGGAAGAACAAAAAAAACTCAGACAATTACATCCCGGGATAATAAATATAAGACCGGTACTAAAAAATGATATAACTGAGGAGATTGCTTTTGAAAATAGAGAGGGCAGGAAAATTGACCAGCTCTTCAGAGAATTTTACAAATTGAGAACAGGAACTGAAATATCCGAGGAATTAATGTCTGTGTTTCTTGAAGTATTAAACGAAGGCAGCAGTGATGAGGGTAGCGATGAAATATTGGGGGAGATTGAATATGAGACCCAGATATCTTGA
- a CDS encoding sugar isomerase domain-containing protein yields the protein MLANLYFENMKKVLEKIEKTQIETIKRCSEVIAESLCNNGVWHLLDTGHMLMHEGIGRSGGMMAVRPVYITVDVNNPTRPRTITGKKKVYLDEIEGLPKFILFKSNIMAGDVLLIGSVSGKNILPVEMALEARKMGVHTIALTSIEYSKSLKAEHPSGKKLFEVCDYVLDNCSNIGDTLVEVEELGKSICPSSGIAAAYIMWALQAEVVERMLERGKKPSVYVSNHIENAGKINTESWQNYEKYGY from the coding sequence ATGCTTGCAAATCTATACTTTGAAAACATGAAAAAAGTACTGGAAAAGATAGAGAAGACACAAATTGAAACTATAAAGAGGTGCTCGGAGGTTATAGCTGAATCGCTTTGCAATAATGGAGTATGGCACCTTCTTGACACGGGACATATGTTGATGCATGAAGGCATCGGCAGGAGCGGGGGAATGATGGCTGTAAGGCCAGTATATATAACAGTTGATGTTAACAACCCGACCAGGCCGAGAACCATTACTGGTAAAAAGAAAGTTTATCTGGATGAGATCGAAGGACTTCCTAAATTTATTCTTTTTAAGTCAAACATTATGGCGGGAGATGTTTTATTAATAGGTTCTGTCTCAGGAAAGAACATACTGCCTGTGGAAATGGCCTTAGAAGCCAGGAAGATGGGAGTGCATACAATTGCGCTGACTTCAATAGAGTATTCAAAGAGTCTTAAGGCAGAGCACCCAAGTGGGAAAAAATTATTCGAAGTGTGCGATTATGTCCTCGATAACTGCAGTAATATTGGGGATACACTGGTAGAAGTAGAAGAACTGGGCAAATCTATATGTCCATCCAGTGGTATAGCTGCTGCTTATATAATGTGGGCATTACAGGCGGAAGTGGTAGAAAGAATGTTAGAAAGAGGCAAAAAGCCCAGTGTATATGTAAGCAACCATATAGAAAATGCTGGTAAAATTAACACCGAGTCCTGGCAAAATTATGAGAAATATGGATACTAG
- a CDS encoding SIS domain-containing protein, whose amino-acid sequence MKRALHKYNNRGLNIFDEGKFNNVVVDLINEIETTQRENIEKAGALISQALSNEGVLHVFSTGNSHMIAEELFYRAGGLI is encoded by the coding sequence CTGAAAAGGGCTCTTCATAAATATAACAACCGGGGGTTAAATATATTTGATGAGGGCAAGTTTAACAATGTAGTAGTAGACCTGATAAACGAGATAGAAACTACACAGCGAGAAAATATAGAAAAGGCCGGTGCGTTAATAAGTCAGGCTTTAAGCAATGAAGGTGTTTTGCACGTTTTTTCAACCGGGAACTCGCATATGATAGCTGAAGAGCTTTTCTACAGGGCGGGCGGTCTTATCTAG
- a CDS encoding DUF3368 domain-containing protein, with the protein MKAIINSSPLIALGGIKKLELLPKIFSEIVIPQEVYNETVVNGKDDTIFKAIDGNAGFKIVSANNLILIEFLNDYLDKGEAEVIALAKELGINNVIIDEAKGRKIAKRHSLDVIGSLGILVIAKHKELINNVGEQIKLMIQNGIRISDDVKLKILEMSGE; encoded by the coding sequence ATGAAGGCAATTATTAATTCGTCTCCTTTGATAGCACTGGGCGGTATTAAAAAGCTTGAGCTTTTACCGAAAATATTTTCTGAAATAGTTATTCCTCAAGAAGTATATAATGAGACGGTTGTTAATGGAAAAGATGATACAATATTTAAAGCTATAGATGGTAATGCAGGATTTAAGATTGTATCTGCAAATAACCTTATTCTTATTGAGTTTTTGAATGATTATTTAGATAAAGGTGAAGCCGAGGTTATAGCTTTAGCGAAAGAACTTGGTATTAATAATGTAATTATTGATGAAGCAAAGGGTAGAAAAATAGCAAAACGACATAGTCTTGATGTGATAGGAAGTCTTGGCATTCTGGTAATAGCAAAACATAAAGAGCTCATAAATAATGTTGGAGAACAAATTAAATTAATGATTCAAAACGGAATTAGAATTAGTGATGATGTAAAGCTAAAGATATTGGAGATGAGCGGTGAGTAA